One window from the genome of Magnolia sinica isolate HGM2019 chromosome 4, MsV1, whole genome shotgun sequence encodes:
- the LOC131244178 gene encoding uncharacterized protein LOC131244178 codes for MADMKHSRDAYSTRTETKASPFIDEVMQARLSKRFRLPQITPFTGKIDPTEHIECFQTYMELHDALDAVMCRAFSLTLADVAQLWFKQLKLKSVSTFAELSDAFLTNFIRGKKKLKPPAHLDNIVQKEGELLKDYIKCFNFESHQVRKHSEETTLNSIMQGVRDKPFLASLDKNLPETLAKFMTQSDKYTDVEEIRNLREAAQNAKTLAKESAKKEVDSTGGKKRKDDRTLDELKSGKRPDQRFSIYTSFNKPQEQVLMEIRTERFVSWPNKLRSNPNR; via the coding sequence ATGGCGGATATGAAGCATAGTCGGGATGCATATTCAACCAGGACAGAAACAAAAGCGTCCCCGTTCATCGATGAAGTGATGCAAGCCCGGCTGTCGAAAAGATTTCGCCTCCCGCAGATTACACCTTTCACAGGCAAAATCGACCCAACGGAACACATCGAATGCTTCCAAACGTACATGGAACTGCATGATGCCTTGGATGCCGTGATGTGTCGggctttctccctcaccttagccgacgTAGCCCAACTTTGGTTTAAGCAGCTGAAACTAAAGTCCGTCAGCACGTTCGCGGAACTCAGTGATGCCTTTCTCACCAATTTCATTAGAGGGAAGAAGAAGTTAAAGCCCCCTGCGCATCTGGacaacatagttcagaaggagggagagCTACTAAAAGACTACATCAAATGTTTCAACTTTGAATCACaccaagttcgaaaacattcagaggaGACAACACTCAATTCTATCATGCAAggcgttagggataagccatttctGGCATCTCTGGACAAGAATCTGCCTGAGACTTTGGCTAAATTCATGACTCAGTCAGATAAATACACGGACGTCGAGGAAATAAGAAACTTGCGTGAGGCCGCCCAGAATGCGAAAACTCTAGccaaagagtcagccaaaaaggaagttgactcaaCCGGAGGAAAGAAGCGTAAGGACGACCGAACACTCGATGAACTCAAGTCAGGCAAGCGACCCGACCAAAGGTTTTCTATATACACCTCGTTTAATAAACCTCAAGAGCAGGTGCTAATGGAAATCAGGACTGAAAGATTTGTCAGTTGGCCGAATAAGCTTCGGAGTAATCCGAACCGATAA